Proteins from a single region of Butyrivibrio fibrisolvens:
- a CDS encoding IS110 family transposase — protein sequence MNFTQNDRLKQVTANTLIVGVDVGSQTHFCRAFDWRGFELSRRVFKFSNDRMGFLTFLRWTEELMNKTEMKKVIVGCEPTGCYWLTFQKFLQDHDVKLVTVNPFTVNRSKELDDNSPEKSDLKDPKTIAMLVKEGRYSTSYLPEGVYAEIREASVCRDQIMKQHVRLSNQIQGWLQKFFPEYLDCYSDWDSTSGLMLLKSAPLPQDILKIGAGGINQIWRDAKVRAAGLKRAQTLVEAAQESVGLEAGEAARLEIWVLVNDYILKAEQLKRLDEYLEEKVKEVPNVEKLLAIKGVGMSTVIGFIAEVGDIGRFTDPKQIQKLAGLEIVKKSSGKKKGQPRISKRGRRKLRRTMYESARALMNWNPAFQDVFLYYRNRTRNPLGGMQAKIAVACKAIRVFYVILQTGCDFDEEKFRRDIIRPEAA from the coding sequence ATGAATTTTACACAGAATGACAGACTTAAGCAAGTTACGGCAAATACATTGATTGTTGGGGTTGATGTTGGATCACAGACACATTTCTGTAGAGCGTTTGACTGGAGGGGATTTGAGCTATCCAGAAGAGTGTTTAAGTTTAGTAACGACCGAATGGGATTCCTTACATTCCTTCGATGGACTGAGGAACTCATGAATAAGACCGAAATGAAGAAGGTTATTGTTGGCTGCGAGCCTACTGGTTGCTACTGGCTTACGTTTCAGAAGTTTTTACAGGATCATGATGTAAAGCTTGTAACAGTAAATCCATTTACTGTAAATAGAAGCAAAGAACTGGATGATAACAGCCCAGAAAAGAGTGATCTAAAGGATCCTAAAACAATTGCTATGTTGGTTAAAGAAGGAAGATATTCAACTTCTTATCTGCCGGAAGGAGTATATGCGGAGATTAGAGAAGCCTCTGTGTGTAGAGACCAGATCATGAAGCAGCATGTGCGTCTGTCTAATCAGATACAGGGATGGTTGCAAAAATTCTTTCCTGAGTATCTGGATTGTTATTCCGATTGGGATTCAACAAGTGGACTTATGCTTTTAAAGAGTGCACCACTTCCACAGGATATCCTAAAAATTGGGGCAGGTGGAATCAATCAGATATGGCGTGATGCAAAGGTACGTGCAGCAGGGCTAAAGAGGGCTCAGACCCTGGTAGAAGCTGCACAGGAAAGTGTAGGTTTAGAAGCTGGTGAGGCTGCAAGACTCGAGATTTGGGTTCTTGTGAATGACTATATACTGAAGGCAGAACAGCTCAAAAGACTTGATGAATACCTGGAGGAAAAAGTAAAAGAAGTACCGAATGTGGAGAAACTGCTCGCCATTAAAGGAGTAGGGATGAGTACTGTGATTGGCTTTATAGCAGAGGTTGGTGATATCGGACGTTTCACTGACCCAAAGCAGATACAGAAGCTTGCAGGGCTAGAGATAGTCAAAAAGAGTTCTGGAAAGAAAAAAGGGCAGCCAAGAATCAGTAAGAGGGGCAGAAGAAAGTTACGTAGAACAATGTATGAATCGGCTCGTGCACTGATGAACTGGAATCCTGCATTTCAAGATGTATTCCTTTATTACAGGAACAGAACAAGAAATCCTCTTGGAGGAATGCAGGCAAAGATAGCAGTTGCATGTAAGGCTATCAGAGTGTTCTATGTAATACTACAGACAGGTTGTGACTTTGATGAAGAAAAGTTCCGAAGGGACATCATCAGACCGGAAGCAGCCTAA
- a CDS encoding HAD family phosphatase, whose protein sequence is MIKAVIFDMDGTLYDTEAVYREAWLKAGIPNEFYLQLIGRSHVNIVQMLKDNGYDSDKIYELKNKYTEEEIRKGIPIKEGTLETLKWCKENGLRTAIATSSAKQVAQRYLKDTDMESYFDQIISGNQLENGKPAPDIFIYAAKELGVDASECMVVEDSFNGVRAGKAADMVTVMVPDLIPADDEMKELADKILGSLKEFPEYAEKFIKN, encoded by the coding sequence ATGATTAAAGCAGTAATTTTTGACATGGATGGAACATTGTACGATACAGAGGCTGTATACAGGGAAGCCTGGCTCAAGGCAGGAATTCCTAATGAATTTTATTTACAGCTCATAGGCAGAAGTCATGTAAATATCGTGCAGATGCTTAAGGATAACGGCTACGACTCAGACAAGATATATGAACTTAAGAATAAATACACTGAGGAAGAAATAAGAAAAGGAATCCCGATCAAGGAAGGAACATTAGAGACCCTTAAATGGTGCAAAGAAAACGGCCTTCGCACAGCAATAGCTACATCTTCAGCTAAGCAGGTTGCCCAGCGATATCTTAAAGATACTGACATGGAATCTTACTTTGATCAGATAATAAGTGGTAATCAGCTTGAAAACGGTAAGCCTGCTCCGGATATCTTTATTTATGCAGCAAAAGAACTTGGAGTAGATGCAAGTGAATGTATGGTCGTAGAAGACAGTTTCAACGGAGTACGCGCAGGAAAGGCAGCAGATATGGTTACAGTCATGGTTCCTGACCTTATTCCAGCGGATGATGAAATGAAGGAACTTGCTGATAAAATACTTGGTAGCTTAAAAGAGTTTCCTGAGTATGCAGAGAAGTTTATAAAAAATTAA
- a CDS encoding diaminopimelate dehydrogenase, producing MKIGIIGYGNLGRGVEIAVNAAPDMELVAVFTRRDPSTVSIISKDVPVVNINEVADWKDKIDVMVLCGGSATDLPTQTPEYAKLFNVIDSFDTHARIPEHFANVDKAAKESDHVGLISCGWDPGLFSLNRVYANAILPDGKDYTFWGKGVSQGHSDAVRRIEGVKNAKQYTIPVEAALEAVRNGENPELTTRDKHTREVFVVAKEGADKARIEKEIKEMPNYFDEYNTTVHFIDEDEFNKNHSGMAHGGFVFRSGRTGVNKENNHIIEYSLKLDSNPEFTTSVLVAYARAVKRMYDEGQRGCKTVLDVPPAYLSEKSGEELRAHLL from the coding sequence ATGAAGATCGGTATAATCGGTTACGGTAACCTTGGAAGAGGTGTTGAGATAGCAGTTAACGCAGCGCCTGATATGGAGCTTGTTGCAGTATTTACAAGAAGAGATCCTTCAACAGTATCTATCATCTCTAAGGATGTACCTGTAGTTAATATAAACGAAGTTGCAGACTGGAAAGATAAGATCGATGTTATGGTTCTGTGCGGTGGTTCAGCAACAGATCTTCCTACTCAGACACCTGAATACGCTAAGCTTTTCAACGTAATTGACAGCTTCGATACTCACGCACGTATTCCTGAGCACTTTGCAAATGTTGATAAGGCAGCTAAGGAATCTGACCATGTAGGTCTTATCTCATGCGGTTGGGATCCAGGTCTTTTCTCACTTAACAGAGTATATGCTAATGCTATTCTTCCTGATGGTAAGGACTACACATTCTGGGGCAAGGGCGTAAGCCAGGGTCACTCAGATGCTGTTCGTCGTATCGAAGGCGTTAAGAATGCTAAGCAGTACACAATCCCTGTAGAAGCAGCTCTTGAAGCTGTAAGAAATGGTGAGAATCCAGAACTTACAACTCGTGACAAGCACACAAGAGAAGTGTTTGTTGTAGCTAAGGAAGGTGCTGATAAGGCTCGCATCGAAAAAGAGATCAAAGAGATGCCTAACTACTTTGATGAATACAATACAACTGTGCACTTCATCGATGAGGATGAGTTTAATAAGAATCATTCTGGCATGGCTCATGGCGGATTTGTATTCAGAAGTGGCAGAACAGGCGTTAACAAAGAAAATAATCACATCATTGAATATAGCTTAAAGCTTGATTCAAACCCGGAATTTACTACAAGCGTGCTCGTAGCTTATGCAAGAGCAGTTAAGAGAATGTATGATGAAGGACAGCGCGGATGCAAGACAGTTCTTGATGTACCTCCGGCATACCTTTCAGAAAAGAGCGGAGAGGAACTCAGAGCTCACCTTCTCTAA